A window of Cryptomeria japonica chromosome 3, Sugi_1.0, whole genome shotgun sequence contains these coding sequences:
- the LOC131063850 gene encoding aspartic proteinase nepenthesin-2-like, with the protein MESCKLLGVLAFICFIIPVMSSSSGRQFNVWSKLRVNLTRISEGESNLTERLREAVDRGKKRLNTIEASVKQQIAGQLDAETPIHVGSGEFLMSVAVGTPSVSFEAIVDTGSDLIWTQCLPCQNCYNQPTPIFDPSQSSSYSTVPCTDSVCDALGAFQSGCNPDCTFDYTYGSGETSGDLAYESFSIGSGSDSMVPGLAFGCGHDNQGTGLSQGGGLVGLGRGALSLISQLGSKVDNKFSYCLLPITDSISQTRPLIFGEGASLIGANTIPLIKNSNYPSFWYIPVTGITLNGNPVNIPTGTFDLQSDGSGGMIIDSGTSYTYLIEPAYTSVKEAIQSAIDLTPTDGSSVDLDLCYQTSGQVTLPALIFNFEGGVDYVLPADNLFIRVSDDLLCLAMLGTSRKLSIFGNVQQQNFHILYDNAQNTLSFKPTKCDSL; encoded by the coding sequence ATGGAGAGTTGTAAGCTATTGGGCGTTCTAGCCTTCATCTGCTTTATTATTCCCGTGATGTCATCTTCCTCGGGGAGACAATTTAATGTTTGGTCGAAATTGAGGGTGAATTTGACCCGCATATCAGAGGGAGAGTCCAATCTTACCGAGCGGTTGCGTGAGGCGGTGGATCGAGGTAAGAAACGACTGAATACGATAGAGGCATCTGTAAAACAGCAGATAGCTGGGCAGTTAGACGCTGAAACGCCCATTCACGTGGGAAGCGGAGAATTTCTGATGAGCGTTGCAGTGGGCACGCCCTCGGTGAGTTTTGAAGCGATTGTCGACACGGGGAGTGATCTGATTTGGACTCAGTGCCTGCCTTGCCAGAACTGCTACAATCAGCCTACGCCAATCTTCGACCCCTCCCAATCGTCTTCCTATTCCACAGTTCCTTGCACTGACTCTGTTTGTGATGCTTTGGGGGCTTTCCAAAGTGGATGCAATCCAGATTGCACCTTCGATTATACGTATGGCAGCGGTGAGACTAGCGGTGACCTGGCTTACGAGTCATTCTCCATTGGGAGCGGCAGCGACAGCATGGTTCCAGGACTTGCTTTTGGATGCGGCCATGACAACCAAGGAACAGGATTATCACAGGGCGGCGGTCTTGTGGGCTTAGGAAGAGGTGCTCTCTCACTTATCTCACAGTTAGGCTCCAAGGTAGACAACAAATTCTCTTACTGTCTCTTGCCCATCACCGATTCCATTTCACAAACCAGACCTCTCATTTTCGGTGAGGGTGCTTCCTTGATCGGAGCCAACACGATCCCACTCATTAAGAACAGTAATTATCCTTCCTTCTGGTATATTCCTGTCACAGGAATCACCCTCAACGGCAACCCCGTAAACATTCCTACTGGAACTTTTGATCTGCAATCGGACGGTAGCGGAGGCATGATCATTGACTCGGGAACCAGCTATACCTATTTAATCGAGCCTGCCTACACTTCTGTCAAAGAAGCAATTCAGTCCGCCATTGATCTTACTCCTACAGACGGCTCTTCTGTGGATCTGGATCTGTGTTACCAGACATCAGGTCAGGTCACCTTGCCTGCTCTAATCTTCAACTTCGAGGGCGGCGTGGATTACGTGCTTCCAGCAGACAACCTTTTCATTCGTGTATCTGACGATCTCTTGTGCCTCGCCATGTTGGGAACATCAAGGAAACTTTCCATCTTCGGAAACGTACAACAGCAGAACTTCCACATCCTCTACGACAATGCTCAGAATACACTCTCCTTTAAGCCCACTAAATGTGATTCTCTTTAA